In Deinococcus sedimenti, the genomic stretch TCGCTGGGGAGGCGCGGCGCTGGCCACCGCCGCCCTGGGTGCCGGTCTGGCCGTCGTCTGGCCGGCGCCGCCCCGCGAGCCCAGTGCGGACGTGACCTTCGCCCGCGATATGGCCGCTCACCACGCCCAGGCCGTGAACATGAGTGTCACCCTCCTGAGGCGCGCGGCCGACCCCGAAGTGCGCCTGCTGGCCCAGGACATTCTGCTGACCCAGCAGGCGCAGATCGGGCAGATGCAGGGCTGGCTGATGGCCTGGGGCCGTCCGCTGGCCGGGCGGGAGGCGCCCATGAAGGGCATGGACCGTGTGGCCATGGGCATGGCGCCAGCAAGTGAAGAGGCCGCGCTGAACACCTTGCCGGTGACCACCGCTGAGACCCGCTTTCTGCTGCTCATGCGCCGGCACCATCAGGGGGGCGTGACCATGGCCACGTCGGCTCTGAACGCGGTGCGCCGCCCGGAGGTGCGGGCGTTTGCGCAGCGGGTGGTAAGCGCTCAGACCACAGAAATCCAGGCCATCGACGCGTTGCTTGGGGCCCGCAAGGTCACCGTTCCGTCAACCGCCCCGTCCCACTCAATGGACACGATGGACCATGAGTGACCACGGCCACAGCCACGGCGCCGCTGCCAATGCCCGCCAACTCACGCTGGCGCTGCTCCTGACCGGCAGTTTCCTGGTCGTTGAGGTCATCTATGGCCTGCTCTCCGGCAGCCTGGCCCTGCTCTCAGATGCAGGCCACATGCTCACCGACGTGATGGCCCTGGCTCTGTCGCTGTTCGCGCTGAAGATCGGCCAGCGGACCGCTGATCGCCGCCTCACTTTCGGGTACCGCCGCGCGGAGATTCTGGCGGCCGCGGTGAACGCGGCGGCCCTGTTCGCCATCGGGCTGTACATCCTTGTCGAGGCGTATGGACGGCTGCGGGCCCCGGTGGAGGTGCAGACCACCCCGATGCTGATCGTGGCCACCCTCGGGCTTGTGGTCAACCTCATCAGTGCGCGCCTGCTGGTGCAGGGCAGTGGGGACAGCCTGAACATGAAGTCGGCCTACCTGGAAGTCATGGGTGACCTGCTGGGGTCAGTGGCCGTCATCGTAGGCGCGCTCCTGATCCGCTTCACCGGGCAGACCTGGATTGATCCGGTACTCGGGGCGCTGATCGGCCTCTGGGTGCTACCGAGAACCTGGCAGCTGCTCAAGGCGAGCGTCAATGTCCTGATGGAAGGGGTGCCCAGCGGCCTGGACCTGGACGCGCTGCGGGCGGAACTGGCGGCCCTCCCCGGGATCACCGATGTACACGATCTGCACGTGTGGAGCGTCACCAGCGGCCAGCACAGCCTCACGGCGCATCTTGTCAGCCCGGCGCCATCTGCCGACGTGCACGCCCTGATCAGCACAGTGGCTACTCGCCACGGCATTGAACATGTCACGGTGCAGCTTGAAGCGCCCGGCGCCCATGACAGCACCCAGACCCATCTGCACCCCTGACTTTACACAGGAGAAAGACACGCCATGACCTCTGATTCAATTCCTCTTTCACAGGCCTCCCGGCCCTGGCTGCGCTCGCTCACCCTGGCGCTGCTGGCCGTGGCGGCCCTGCTGTCGCTCACTCTGCTCTATAGCCGCCTGCGCAATCCGCAGGGCCTGCTCGGCACAGCCTACCCGCCTGGCACAGTGGCCCCGCCCCTGGCCGGCACCGGCGACGACGGCCGGCCCCTGGCCCTGGCTGACTTCAAGGGCAAAACAGTCGCCGTCTTTTTCGGCTTTTTGAATTGCCCCAATATCTGTCCTACCACCCTGGCCGCCCTGGAACGGGTACGCCAGACGCTTCCAGAGCGGCGCCGCAAGGACTTTGTGAGTCTGCTGGTGACGGTTGATCCTGGGCGGGACACGCCGGCGGAGCTGCGCTCGTACGTGCGCTACTTCAGCCCGGACGCCCGCGGCCTGGTGATTCCCAAGGTGCCGCTGCGTCAGGCGGCGGCCGCCTGGGGCGTCGGGTTTGAGTATTCGAATATCACGGCGCCCGACCGCTACGAGGTTAACCACACGACCGGCGTGTATCTGGTAGACCGTGAGGGCAACCGGCGGGTGGTGTGGGACTACACGCAATTGAACCTCACGGACCGGATCGCTACAGACGTGAGGACGGTGATGCAGTGACGGCGAGTTTATCCACCAGCGTCTACACTGACGTAATGAGAACCGCCTCTCAGGACGACGTGTGTGAAGTGACCTGCCTGCATCCGGAGGCCGTCCAACTGGCGCGCACCCATCAGCCTGAGGACGTCTGTATTGAGGACGCCGCCGCCTTCTTGAAACTGATGGCGGACCCTACCCGGCTCAGGATTCTAAGTGCGCTGAAGACCACCGAACTGTGCGTCTGTGATCTGGCGGCGGTGGTGGGCATCAGCGAGAGTGCCGTCAGTCACCAACTGCGCCTGCTACGCACCGGCCGAATCGTCACCTTCCGCAAGGAAGGCCGCATTGCGTATTACCGCCTGCTTGACCACCACGTCACGACCACCATCCGCAATGCCCTGGATCATGCGACCGAGTAGTGGTCAACGGCGGACGCTAACGCTTGCCCTGCTGGGCGGCGCAGTGGTGAGCACGCCGGTCGGGTGGTGGCTAGTGGACAGCCTGCGCTGGCAATCGCCGCTGTACTGTATTGAGACGCCTGGTACGCTGTGGAACGGTCTGGCACCGCTCCCCGCGGGCCTGAGCCCCACCTGTCCGGACAGCCAGAGTTACCGCGAGGAAGTTCGGGCTGGAGAGAGCCGGGTCGAGCAGTATCTGGTGTCCGGCTGGCAGCCGCTGATTGCCGCCCAGGTTCTGAGAGACAAAGGCTTTGTGCTGCTGGACGACGAGCTGCGGGAGGCCACCCACTACTCGGCCTTCATGGGCCGCACCGTGCCGGCCGAGTTGCACTACACGGCCGTGCAGAAGGGTTCCAACACCCTGATCACCATCAGCGGGGCCGCACAGTGAGCCGGTCCAGGTAACGGCGCAGAAGATGGCCCAGGCCCAGATGCGCTGGCTGCTGAGTGTCCTGTGTGTCCTCGGCGCCTTCGTGTACCTGGGCCGCGAGCCCCTGGCCCTGGCCAACCCGGGCGCGGCCGCGCATGCGGGCCATCCTGGACCCAGCGGGTCAACCGAGCTGCCCGAGGGGCACGGCGCCCACTGCGTGTTCTGTTTCTCGGCGGCGTTTGCCCTGGTGCCCGATCCGGAGCCGGGCCGGGGGCGCGCGCTTCTCCAGCCGCGTCTGGTGGTGCGGCCAGCTGGCCCTGCGCCCGGGGTGGCGCGTGCAGGCCCGAGCGCCACCCGGTTTCGGATTGACCCGCCGCACGGCCCGGCGAAGGGCCCTGCGGCCCGCTCAGCCGCCCGATTCACTGTTGATTGAGGAGTTCCATGATCCGTTCTGTTGCAGCTCTGCTCACCGCCGCCCTGCTGTCTGTGGCCGCCGCGCACGCCACTGTTCGCACCGAGAGCGGCCTGAGTGAAAGCAAGGTTGGCGTCACCGAGACGTACCGCGTCAATGTCCCCACCGAAAAAGAGATCAGTACCACCCAGATTCGCCTCGTCGTGCCGGCGGGGCTGAGCATCACCCGCTTTCAGGTGACCCCCGGCTTTACCCGCACAGTCACCAGGAATGCCGATGGCCTGGTCACCGAAGTGATCTGGAAGGGCCGCGTGGCCCTCATGGAGTACGCGCGGTTCTTCTTC encodes the following:
- a CDS encoding cation diffusion facilitator family transporter, with translation MSDHGHSHGAAANARQLTLALLLTGSFLVVEVIYGLLSGSLALLSDAGHMLTDVMALALSLFALKIGQRTADRRLTFGYRRAEILAAAVNAAALFAIGLYILVEAYGRLRAPVEVQTTPMLIVATLGLVVNLISARLLVQGSGDSLNMKSAYLEVMGDLLGSVAVIVGALLIRFTGQTWIDPVLGALIGLWVLPRTWQLLKASVNVLMEGVPSGLDLDALRAELAALPGITDVHDLHVWSVTSGQHSLTAHLVSPAPSADVHALISTVATRHGIEHVTVQLEAPGAHDSTQTHLHP
- a CDS encoding SCO family protein, with product MTSDSIPLSQASRPWLRSLTLALLAVAALLSLTLLYSRLRNPQGLLGTAYPPGTVAPPLAGTGDDGRPLALADFKGKTVAVFFGFLNCPNICPTTLAALERVRQTLPERRRKDFVSLLVTVDPGRDTPAELRSYVRYFSPDARGLVIPKVPLRQAAAAWGVGFEYSNITAPDRYEVNHTTGVYLVDREGNRRVVWDYTQLNLTDRIATDVRTVMQ
- a CDS encoding DUF305 domain-containing protein, which translates into the protein MQRRVRRHGLIRWGGAALATAALGAGLAVVWPAPPREPSADVTFARDMAAHHAQAVNMSVTLLRRAADPEVRLLAQDILLTQQAQIGQMQGWLMAWGRPLAGREAPMKGMDRVAMGMAPASEEAALNTLPVTTAETRFLLLMRRHHQGGVTMATSALNAVRRPEVRAFAQRVVSAQTTEIQAIDALLGARKVTVPSTAPSHSMDTMDHE
- a CDS encoding DUF1775 domain-containing protein; amino-acid sequence: MIRSVAALLTAALLSVAAAHATVRTESGLSESKVGVTETYRVNVPTEKEISTTQIRLVVPAGLSITRFQVTPGFTRTVTRNADGLVTEVIWKGRVALMEYARFFFQARNPAAAGDLTWKIYQTYSDGSVAAWDGQDPEKGPASVVTVK
- a CDS encoding ArsR/SmtB family transcription factor, with the protein product MRTASQDDVCEVTCLHPEAVQLARTHQPEDVCIEDAAAFLKLMADPTRLRILSALKTTELCVCDLAAVVGISESAVSHQLRLLRTGRIVTFRKEGRIAYYRLLDHHVTTTIRNALDHATE